The segment CAGTAATATTGTGAACAGATTCAGGGGTCTGGAGAAATCTCAGTGCATAATGGCCAGACTCAGAGTTCACTGTTGCATGGCCATAACCTCTGAGGCCTTTGAGAAAACAGTCTACCGCTAAATCCAGAAATGTAACCTGAAACTGTGTGTAAGGAGGATGCCATATATCAACTGCCATGTCCTCTGGACACGAGCTTGTCTTAAACGGACAGAAGAACAATAGAAACATGTTCTATTGTCAGATGAGTTCatttttctggaaaaaaaaagtgattctACATGTCAAAGATGAGATGAAGCATCCAGGCTATTATTTGTGAAAGATGCAAAAGCCAGCTTTTGTGATTGGCGGGGATTTGCATCAGTGTCCATGGCATGGAATACCTGCACGTGTGAAGGTAACGTGATCAGGGGTATATACTGGAATTTTGGAGAAACATACGCTACCATTAAGGGGACCGCTTCTCCCTAGTAGGTCCGTGCTTGTTTCAGCATGAAAATGTCAAACCTCTTTCTGCACAACTTACAACATCATGGCTTCATAAACTCACTTGAATGTGCCTGCCTGAAGTCCACATCCATCTCCTGTTGAAAATATATGGCACATTATGAAGAGCAGGATTGGACAACGACCctggactgttgagcagctaaaaTCGTGTCTTCAGTCTAATGAGCTCCAGTGAGATCTAAACTGGTTTgaatgctgtgctgctggaaagACATTTGCTAATACTTCTGGCAGCATGGAAGTTTTTTACATGTGGAAGCAGCtaattgagctttccaaagctcAAATAATGCTTGGAATAAGATCCCAAAAATCCATAAAAGTTAAGGACGAGGCGTCTAGGATGTAGGGCAGAagcagaaaaagagagaaaagagggggaagtttaaaccatttcttcttcttccatcatGGGGAAAGTGATATCGCTGGCAGATAAAATGGATGAGCTTGACAACAACACAGATGGGCTATCGGAAAAGCAGTATTCTGTGTTTCACCAAGGCATGGCTGGAGGAGCATGTTCTGGACTCTAACACCTTTCCACCTATGTGGGTTGACGGATACCACAGGCAGAGTGATAAAAGTAAAAGAGAAGGGAATGCAGTGCTTGTTAATAACATTTTAAAGCATCCTGGCACCCCTTCTGTGGGATGTTAGCTTGTGaatttctgtccatgttggCTGCTCAGAGTGTTCACCTGGGTTACCTGGCACCACTAAATGTGACATAATCAGCTCAGTTGTTGCCAGACATTGCACGCAACACCCTAATGTATCCATGGTGATCGCTGGAGTTTTCTGCACTTTAACTTTCCAACAGTTTGTCAACAGATTTTTGCTTATTGTATTGAGTTATTTACTCATTTAGATCCTTTTTACTCAGTAATTTGTACTATAACAATATCATTTCCCCTCTGGGATTGATAAAGTATTATTAAATTCTAACAATTTAAAGTGCCAATAAAAGGAAAGTTGATGTAACACCTTCATATACATGCCCTAATCCCTATTTATTTTCAGTGTGTAAACACTGAAAGTCACTTCTTTGGACTTgtgtctgttaaaaaaaaaaaagaaagcatatTAACACATTACACATGTAAGTTTTAGAACCTCCTCTAGAACCTTTTCTGGAAATGAGGTTTGTAAAAACAACTTACTAATTATTGATTTTTTAAGCATCTGTTATTTGTGTGTACCATGCAGCTATATATAATTCTGTGTAATCATTAAGCAGCTATTCATTAATAATAACTGTTAATGTTGTGATTACTTAGCCTATTTGTGCCCCCTAAAATAAGTCTTGGATTAGGAATTAGAAGAGAATTACTCATTTAGGAGTTGTTGCTAACTTGTGTTTTGATAAACTAATCATTTAGCAATCAAAAGCTGTTTAATAAAATCACTTAATCAAATACTTCTAAAGTGTTACCAAATCAAGTAGCCATCTTCCAACATCATCTTAAAATGTGACATTGTCTGTTTACACGGTGCTTACACACCCATGGTAAAGAAGACAATGACACACTGAAAAAAGAGATCATTTGTGTTAAAATTAGTTTAATTTTATCACCCAGTCTGCCGCTGTTTCCTTATACCTCTGAGGATTGGACAGACCGAGCTGTTTGGATTCAATTTTCTCATCTCAGTCTTTTACAAGGTGGCAAACAAACCTCATTTTATGTGCAATCTTTATGGGAAAATGATTTCTTTGAAACACAGATTTGAAAACTGAAACTGAGTGTGTTTCAAAATATGAAATTCAATCCCAATTAACAAGTAAAGAATTGAGAACGTCTTCCCCCTCGTGTTActatttaaagttaaaatcctcctttttttaaatccttttttatcagaaaccaaaacaaacctCTATGGATCTACATCATTAAGTCTTTTCACTAAATTATTTAGTCGCAGATGATGTTGCTACAGTGTGTTCCTGGGGGAATGCcttgtccatccaaagaaaactggccagaaaaaaggccacgatttattatctctgtttgtgtcttgtattgatagaataaatgcaagtggtgattttaaaaaagcatatatctgcaaagtttatagctttattttagtttttgttaTCGTGgttccccccctccgtaaccttaaccccttgctgctgaaaaaaaaaggcgattttcacattttcggatgtttttgttgcatataatgatctgaaatgtagacttaatgaaggtaataaaaagctggagttggctggatgtcttgccccaagtatctacttgaatttaaaccctcaatggagaatgtggagcatgttaattaaaattaaaaattaaaattgacggtcatgatttatgctagtgtgaccatattttcattaccgaattgaattattactattattattttttttattattattattattattattattatgcttgaagttgtagtagtggttttccaccgattttttgaggtattgttttctgcccccccagatgagctaactgcccacccacacatgccattctggtcacacctctgtcTCAATGCCTGTTCGATGGGGTCCAGGTTGTCCAGGTAGTTGAAGCGCACTGTATCCTTGGGACATCTGTCAGGGTCTCTCCATGGTGGCAGTGCAACCGTCTGCTTCTCTGTTCTCATTTCTAACGTAGAGCTTGTTCCATGTTGCTGGGGGGTGGATGTAGGGCGCTCCTCGCTGCTGAAGACCAATTCTTGTGGCTCTTTGTGTGCACTGCTGACTGCTGCAGCATCTGGGACCATCAACTGCTGCTGGAAGGAGGGAGTCTGGAGATAGACAACAGAGTTTTCATGTTGCTGGCCCGTAACTAAAAGGCATCAAGCTAATCTGCTTGAGAATCAGTGTTCTCCTGGGCCATTATGCTGTATATTTGACTGTCAGGAGCTCACTGTGGATCAGATCTCCTGACCTGCAGCAGGCAGAGGCGCAGCTCCTGGACAGTCTGGATGTAGTGTCTCTTCCAGACACCCTGCTCGAATGCTGTCGGGGAGAAGCTAATGCACCAGCCGAGCCTCAGACATTTGGGCATCCAAAGTTGGTCCAGCTCCACTATGTTCTTCCATCGCCAGTTCACCTTGAAGAGCAAACTAAATCGTTAATATGCAAGTTTATACAAAatggtaaagacaggaagctgCACTTTGTAAGCCAGAATTATCACCTGGCTCATTAACTGCATCCATGTGTACCTGAGCACATCGACACAGGCTGCGTGGGTCCAGGAAGGAGAAGAGGTAGAGGCAGAGGGCTCTGGGCAGCAGGCAGGTGAAGTCTGCAGCCTGCAGGGGGAGCTGTCTGCTCACACTAAGGCTCAGGAACCTGAGCTGCTCCACAGAGCAGTTCAACACAAAGTCCTGCAGAACCACCTTCCTCTGACTGTCAGACCACCTATCAAACTGTTGAAAATGTGAAAGAATATAACAGAACTCACACGCACAGACTGAGTATATTTGAGTTGGACTCCACAGAGCCCAACGTGGGGTTTCTGTCCACTAGCAGAGATCTACTTGTGTACGACACACCCCACGCTGTGCTCATTATACAGGAAAGAACCATCAGTGGATTGGATTAAGTGCATCTCCATTTAGCTGCTTAAACTTACCCACTTTGCAAGAAGACTTCGTCTTTCCTCAAacacctgacaaaaaaagaggaTAGTGTAAAATGCCTCGTCATAAAACATAAAGAACTTTGGCCAAACATCAGTACTCAGGACTCAACGCTGTTCAAGACCCAAATAAAACCCACTGacacctggttctggttgtctTTATCACTCCATCATTGGACAGAATGTGCATTTCGAACTTTCTGACTTTTTTTCCGACAGAATCTGTAGTGCACTGATTTTTATTCTTGGCCTTAAGGGTGCAAAAAGGCTATCTGTTCACGTTTGCACTTTCACACAAAACTATGCGCaccttctctttttttgtacCAAATGTTTTACTGTGATATGCTCACCAACAGCAGCGATATTTGTGAATGCATCTCCACATTATAGTGCTCGACAAAAGTTTTCCAAATATATTATTACCAGTTATTGATGAATAAAGGTTCTGGACGTAGTGTCGTCTGAGGGAACGAAGATATTGGGTGCCAAGCTTGGGCTTGTGCCCCATGGCCTCTATGCACTGAAATTCCTCCAgattgcttggggaagaaataTGCACACCTTTAGTGTGTTTATGTACAGTTCAATGTTTTTCCAGGGCATTGGTTTGAAATCCTCTgcccatcttttttttcccaaaaagacTCTTCTGTCTTTCagggaaaaaaagatttcctgtcCCAATGTTTTGTGGCAATTTGTTCCAGGCCAAAAATGATAGAGAATGGTATCTTTGGTTCATACTGTCTGCAATTAAATAAGTCGTAGTAAGAATCCCTgtcttttgttcatttttcattGCGTCCCGAGTGTCTCTGATTTGGGCTTGTGATTGCATGCCTTTCACTGATAGTGTTAAGAATGAGCTGATCTGGACCTTGCTGTTGGCCTGTGGGTGGTTCAGAGGGGTCCAAGCGCTCCGTTTGGTTTGCATCTTGGCACAGCTTGCAGGGGGCCTTGGAGCAAGCGGCATCTTGGAGCAGCAGAGCAAAGATGAAGAACAAAAAAGGAAGTACAAATGTGAGGATTTACTCACGTGCCCGTTTGAAATCTTTTTGAGAATCTGTATCATTTAAAGTACTAACAGATTACCTCAGAGCTGTGACACTTTACAGCTACCCTCTCTGCGTATTTCAATGCTTGTTTAGCGTCTTATAATATCATACACCAACTTTAATCACAATTAAATTGATAATGCATTACAAATGATGCCATTAGCGatacatgctgcatactcaCCATCAATTCTCTTAATCAGGCAGATAAGAACAATCCAACTCCCGAACACATGCGCATAATCTGTTTGACTTTTATATCCGTTACTCTCGTTCTTCCCACTCCCCCATGCACAGTTGACTTGTTTCCATAGTAGCAGTGAGCGTACTTTCCATATATGGACTGGCTGCGACAGCCTGTCAAACACAAGGGGAAGTAATGCAGGGGAAACCTTGGTGATATGGGCTTAAATTTGTCTAAAAAATAACTACAAATGCACAGAAGGGCCACAAATATGCCTTGAGTTGCACACGTGTTTTGCTAtccacaaatacatttttcctATTTGTAACTTATGTGTTTGGTTTTTACAAATATATGTGTATTTGTAAATATAGCCTAACATTTTCaatttgtgaaagaaaaaaagccattCGTGAAACTTCTGTTTGTGAATCGTGACGCATTTGTGGATCACCAATCACACGTTCGTATTTACAGTGTATTATACACAGCGGAGTTAGTGCTATGCCACCGGCTCTAATGATGACAAATGTGGCGAAAAAGCCCCGAAAATGTGATGACTATAGAAACCCTCTGCCTCTGATACACTggtgctgaaaaaaaaacaaaaaaacatattcaCAGAGTGATATAGAAGACTATTAGAAAAAATGTCGGTAAATATTTCAAAGTCATGAACTTGTaagaagatgtaaaaaaaaaaacctaaaaaaaaccaGTCAGAATTTATGTTGTTGAGTGGTCCCAGTTGGTCCAACACAATTGGACCTGTTTGAGGAGTAAATGGTACGGTGTCCGAAATTTTAAAACTTAATGCTAAATGCAAATTGTAAAAACCGACGCTGGAGGCCTCCTGTTAAAactttctctgtctctctctgcagACGTCCTGTTCAAACACTGTCCCAACAGTCAGATAAGTTTTACAGTCAGAGGCAGAAAGCCTGCTCGCGCGTCCTCGGATGGGCGGTCGCGCGCAACGAAGACACAAAACCTGCTGTGAAGAGGGGGGCTGCGTCAAGCCACGAACACGCAGGCAGTGCCAACCCGGAAATAAGTCCATGAAGCTTTCAGAGtcaacgttaaaaaaaaaaaaaaaaaaaaaagaattattgagCGTCAGAACACATGAATTATTGAAGAAAAATGAACTATTAACTATATATGTCAAGGCAGTTTAGAAAATGGAGTCTGAGTTGCATGCATTTGTATACGGCACATTACTCAGTCTTAGATAATCCCGCATAACTGATTTTTAAACCattttcacacaaaaaaaaaaaaatcttggagTTCATGTATTAGCAACATTTTATTTTACTCAGTACTGTTCGCACAGTAGCTACATTTTTGTTCATTCACATATTTGGTTAATgtctaaaaaataataattttcaaTATCCGTGGTTAaggaaaatgatttattttttgttttgtaactTTGTGACAGTGGTGTTTTTCCTTCGCCACTGCATAAACCTTTGAATTTGAACACGTTTCTCGACGAGGCTTTTAATTTAAAGGTTTTCACTGGAAGCCATTTTTTAAAATCTCGCGGGCTTGACGCTCAGcagggagagaggagagaggagggagagggagagggagagggagtgGGAGTGGGAGAGGGGCCGTGGAGGAGGAGAACAGAGGAAGAGGacaggaggagaggaggtgaGGAGGGCGCTGGTGGAGGACATTCACTCATTGTTATCAACTCGAGGAGCGGTGGAGACCTCGTTGCTACACTTGAATTTCCGGGAGAGCATTCAGGTAAAGTTGCTGATTATTTatcgtttttttttgtacatataTGGGCGGAGTGTTTAGCTTGGGCGACCACCTCCGTTGCCGCCCGGTTCGTTGCGGTgaatgatgacaccagtttacGGAGCAGGCTGCTTATGCCACGGTTACTATCAGTCAGGATGAACAAACCGTCATCTTTTGTCTACGCTGCGTTGCTTGACATTTCTCGCTGTTGAATAATTGCTCGCGGGGTGCATCACTTACGGTGGGTTCAAACAAACACGGAGCTGGAACAGGCTTCCCGGGTACGTCAGTTAGCTATTCTCACGTTAATGGGGAGCAATTAATCTACGATTTCCCAGCGAGGAGCAGAGGGAGCTCGTTCACTCGACGCACAGGTAGGCTAACGGACGCGCTAAGGTCGCATAAAGAATACTATAACTTTTAATGCATCCGGTCTTGTGAgatatttttgctttttaacGCATGTGTACAAgaatattatttatattttcattcatttttatattttcaatGAGTGAATGGTAAGGTGTTGGGCTGCTATGGGTGTGTACTGACATGTAAATGAAACAATTTCCGTTGAGAAAAATGCCGAACTAAAACAAGGGGGCCAATAACGACCTAAAACAGAGCTCCACTTTAAATACAAAGCGTGAAAGGGATGTCAGAATTaattttaccaaaaaaaaaatgctaagtTGCATTTTAAAATTGGTACAGTTAAAGCTCAAAATACCAACATTAATGTTTAAAAAGGTGATGATCTGAATATTTGCCCTATATATGTGGTGCTTTGTATTCTTTGTTATTGATTCCTGATAGTTGATGTTGATATTGTTTGGACTCATCTACCCAACCCTACCCGCAACCACAATTATTGACTTGATAAACAGTTACCAAGCCTCTTGAAACagctttttatgtgtttttccaCTTATAGTCTGTGATTAACGGAATTCTCAGTAAATATTTTTGCtgtgctttttcatttttaaatgatacaatatatatatgaacTTTTCTTCTCGTTGTAGtccttttatctattttttattttaaatttgaaaatgtatttgtCTTGTTTTGCTGATTGCAGATCTCCATCGCCACCTGTCACAGATATTTTCTCCGAAGCAACATTGTTGTCCagcgaggaagaggagggaggagtGTGAGCCTTTCCGTCACTGCGCAGCCTCCTGAAGCACCGCAGCCTCTGTCAGGCGATGGAGGTGTAGATGATCTGGGATCTCTGCTGTGATGGATGCAGCCAGCTTCAGCCATGGCTACGTTGGATTATGCTCCCCGACCCGGACTGTTTCTCTGTGATCAGAGCAGGAGGAAGAGGCTGCCAGAAAGTCCACAAGCCTTGTGACTTCCCTTTCCAGGTGAATGAGCCTCATGCTGACCGGGCTCAACCCCTCGTCCTAACCAGCCGTCTCCCGGGTTTTGCCTTCTCTTCTGTACGGACCAGTAATGGATCTTCTGTGGGTGTTTTCTGTGTCCATGCTGACGGCATGTGTGGCCATCCCCATGGACGCGGCGACGGGGAGCCACAGCCTCTTCACCTGCGAGCCCATCACCCTGCGCATGTGTCAAGGGCTGTCGTACAATTCCACGTTCATGCCCAACATAATGAACCACTACGACCAGCAGACCGCCGCTCTCGCCATGGAGGTACAGTGCACTGCTGATATGTGATGTAGAAACAATGTACGAAGCCAATTGCCACTTCAGTTGTTAGATTTTCAGAGACGGTGCTGATagagaatattttttttcttttttttttctctctttttatagACAAAACTAATAGCTTTCCTCTGGCTGTCACTGAGGGAATTTTTAGATCGGAATGTGATCTAAATATTGTCGCTGAACCGTGGCGTCTGTAATAGTTTCAGGTGCATTAGCAGCCAACGAATTTCACCAACAATACTTAATATGTACAAGAAAAGCTACACAGTTCTGATCACTTTGCAaatagtgatttaaaaaaaaaaatattattgaaatagaaaaataaagcatAATCCAACACTGTTGTAGATTTCCACCAAGTCCAGCTCAGAGATGAATCATCTGTTGAAAAATTAATACTATTAATACAAAAACTGATGGAAGTCTGTTTGTATTCATTACTCAGACCCACGGTTAATATTTATGTCGTGGTCATTTTGTCTTGAAACAATGTTCCAGAGGGAAATTAGAAAATAGCGGCCTGCGTTAAATGTGTAAATTATGGAAGATAAAAGAAACCAGATTCGAACGCAAATTATTTCACTAGTGCAGGTGTTGCAATGTAGAAACCATCCCTTAGCCGAAAAGGTGTTATGTTTTTGGTGGACCTTTAAACAATAATCTTTTGAAAAGAGGAATTGTGGGCAGAGAGAGCAGGTGGAAACTACACTGAGACTTGACAGTTCACAAAAGTAGCAATCATTCTAAACTGCAtcagaaatgtcttttttttttttatgagactgaatgaatacatttttttatatggGAAATAGAATACATTCTCCTTTTAATTTTCTTACATCTTAACAATGTGGTACGTTTGGCTACAATAGCCCGAAACATATCAGCTTTCATATTCCCGAAGTCTTTGCAGTGTATTCAAAACCTTTTGTGTATTATAACCATAGGGTTTGTTGGTATCCCTTAACATTGCAGTTTTTAAAGCAATGTGACCTTATTTCCATTTTTTCCTTATCCTTTCTCTTATCTTTCTGTGTGACCAGGAAAGGAGCTTATAATCTAACTAGTCTCCTTCACTTGTTACGTAAGGGGTTCAGTGTGTCTGCTGCACCACAGACCTCAGTAGACCACCTGGGTGCACGCTGAGATGGGGATATTGAAGACTAGCTGCCCACTTAAATTAGGCTCTTTCAGCTCCAGAAACTGTGAGTGCATTGCCAAAATATTAAGCACACAATCAAGTTTTAATATCAGTTGCTGTAGGTCATAGAAACATTGCATTATGAAACAGCTGCAGTTTAACTGGGTGCAGTGTTCACATGTTGCACATCTGGCATGTTTTGCAGACAGACTGACTTTCAGATCCTCTGTTGGTCACGAAAGCTGTTTTACATAACTGGCTTTTGAGCCGTTTGTCAACAAAGCCGAGAGGGAACGATACAAAACAATGTTTGATTTCATTTTGGTACAGGTGATGGATTAAAGCTAACCTTTCCGTGTTAAGggtatgttttattatttttaatctgTAGCTTTACCATCCACATACTTGGGCTGTTGTTACTGCTGTGCTATCCTCTTTGAATTACGGACTTCAGTATTTAAGCGACCGTGGAACAAATGCAGATAATCCCATCTTTTATATGGGCTGATCAGTTGTGAAGGTCACCTATGGAGCGGTTTTTGCCCAAAACACTCGACTAAACTCTTCCCATCTTTAGGCGTGCATCAGTCATCTGTATTGTGTTCCCATTTGCTTCTGTTCCCTCTGCCACGTTTACCCTTCGACCCAGCCCTGCCCCACCCTGCCTGCCACGGCGATGATGTCGATGTGCGACACCCTGCCAGCCATCTGTGCCCTCTCCACTCCACTATACTTGGCATAGACTCATTGAGTGAGAGATAGATCGAGATGAGCAGGGCGGGAGGAGCAGTTTGCTACTAAAATCCAAGATTATGTAACCTTCGAACACGGCCTGCCCAGCTGTGGGAGCGCGGCAGCACCGCATCACAGCTGTGCTCTTATTTGGTCTTGGACTTGTAAACATTCCCATGTCTATGGGCTCACATTTCCATGTTGTTTTAAAGCTATTTAAAGGTGGATTTTCAATGGTTGTTTTCAGGAAAACGCTGTTTGAATTTTTACGTGGACAATAGCATGTGATGTcggttaaataattaatgtaaCTGATTAAATGTTACTGAGTAAGTACTGTGTTGTTTGAGGCTAGGTTAGCTTTTTACGCCTAATCGCAGCGTGTGTGCTGCAGTGAACAGACAGGGGCACTCCTGGTTTCGATGGTGTTCACTTTGATTGGTCATGGATTTACAATTAAGTCTTTTTTAGTGCTCAGAAAAGGCTCATTGGGTTTAAGGAACACATGGAAACCCGATAGGTTTCAGATCACGGAGACTGCTCTTCTgtttggctctttttttctgataGCTCGGCCCATATCCAGTTCATGGGAGAATTCAAAGCCTTTAAGATGTTGAGAGCAGCCAAATGAGAATTGACAGTTGATTTTAAAGGGAATTAGATCTGCTGAATAGCcatgataatgatgatgaatGCCTTGCACCGTGGAGAAAGTGGGAGTTGGACGGGAACCAGCGCCTGTCGTCCTTGCAGTTTTTGTTTAAACCCCCTGAAGTGCTC is part of the Odontesthes bonariensis isolate fOdoBon6 chromosome 24, fOdoBon6.hap1, whole genome shotgun sequence genome and harbors:
- the fbxo16 gene encoding F-box only protein 16, giving the protein MPLAPRPPASCAKMQTKRSAWTPLNHPQANSKVFEERRSLLAKWFDRWSDSQRKVVLQDFVLNCSVEQLRFLSLSVSRQLPLQAADFTCLLPRALCLYLFSFLDPRSLCRCAQVNWRWKNIVELDQLWMPKCLRLGWCISFSPTAFEQGVWKRHYIQTVQELRLCLLQTPSFQQQLMVPDAAAVSSAHKEPQELVFSSEERPTSTPQQHGTSSTLEMRTEKQTVALPPWRDPDRCPKDTVRFNYLDNLDPIEQALRQRCDQNGIRASTCGSSTSKMDDGKRKTLSEATYKLCKAKSLMFLSSNCRPHHSPPPPHDHHPHQQTQTPCAPHSQDYPITKETAKSLLSLAQWNAGIRPKPVRTPVPRLSAEALRVSRRTHRSAASKPLFEVQPWAVPASYTQELK